Proteins found in one Nitrosopumilus maritimus SCM1 genomic segment:
- a CDS encoding DEAD/DEAH box helicase yields MKIEKLELPESAIEFLKSQGFEKLYPPQADSVKSGLLDGKNILVSAPTASGKTLIAMLAMMSYISKNKGKVIYLSPLRALAAEKFSEFKKLEKVGLGNKTKVGISTGDFENIEKNLEKNSILILTNEKMDSIIRHGAEWIDEIGLVIADEVHLIGDESRGPTLEMILTQLKLLETKPQIVGLSATITNSDEIADWLECVLVENSWRPVPLSEGVCDAGEVTMADGTVFEVERSIRGTPIDLGVQSVKDGGQSLVFAETRTRSKSLATKAADAISQILEKKEISQLEKTSKKILSENEHTELVKTLALLVKKGVAFHHAGLNQNCREIIETEFRNGTIKLLSSTPTLAAGVNLPARRVVISNVNRYNAKVGANRPISILEYKQLCGRAGRPQYDNHGESIIVGNGNTDDLIDYYIHGEPEPIESKITDDKSLRTHLLSVIVTNPGIKKEDILEFFLQTLGGMQSRKATVKFAIDISLRFLSSQYLIVKKGERYAATEFGKKTSMLYIDPLTATYFRDALENVSEERKHTFGFLHLISNCEEFFPKFSLRQKDYETASLMIENNSSELLEPISEYDCSRSLLALQSWITESTELNLSDSLGIESGDMHRMTETGNWLCYCLREIAKHVERADLLEELGDLRRRISYGIREELLDLVRVKGIGRVRARILFKHGIKNLDDLAKIPVNKLAEIDKIGSTIADNIKTELRRVRY; encoded by the coding sequence ATGAAAATAGAAAAACTAGAACTTCCAGAATCTGCAATTGAATTTTTAAAATCACAAGGATTTGAAAAATTATATCCACCACAAGCTGATAGCGTAAAATCTGGATTACTTGACGGAAAAAATATACTGGTATCTGCTCCAACTGCAAGTGGAAAAACTTTGATTGCAATGCTTGCAATGATGAGTTACATTTCAAAAAATAAAGGCAAAGTGATCTATCTCAGTCCTTTGAGAGCTTTGGCTGCTGAAAAATTCTCAGAATTTAAAAAATTAGAAAAAGTTGGATTGGGAAATAAAACCAAAGTTGGAATATCTACTGGTGATTTTGAAAATATTGAAAAAAATCTAGAAAAAAATAGCATTTTGATTTTGACTAATGAAAAAATGGATTCTATAATACGACATGGCGCTGAATGGATTGATGAAATTGGTTTAGTAATTGCAGATGAAGTTCATCTAATTGGTGATGAAAGTAGAGGTCCAACATTGGAGATGATCTTAACTCAACTCAAGCTCTTGGAAACAAAACCTCAAATCGTTGGTCTTAGTGCAACCATTACAAATTCTGATGAAATTGCAGATTGGCTTGAATGTGTTTTAGTAGAAAATTCTTGGAGACCTGTACCACTTTCAGAAGGAGTATGTGATGCAGGTGAAGTAACTATGGCTGATGGCACTGTATTTGAAGTTGAGCGTAGTATACGTGGAACTCCTATTGATTTAGGCGTGCAATCGGTCAAAGATGGCGGACAATCACTAGTTTTTGCTGAAACCAGAACCCGCTCAAAATCTCTTGCAACAAAAGCTGCAGATGCAATATCTCAAATCTTGGAGAAAAAAGAAATATCTCAATTAGAAAAAACTTCAAAAAAAATCCTATCTGAAAATGAACATACAGAATTGGTAAAAACATTGGCTCTTCTGGTAAAAAAAGGAGTTGCATTTCATCATGCCGGATTAAATCAAAACTGTCGAGAAATAATAGAAACAGAATTTAGAAATGGGACTATCAAATTGCTATCATCTACTCCAACTTTAGCTGCAGGAGTTAATTTACCTGCAAGAAGAGTTGTAATTTCTAATGTAAATAGATACAATGCAAAGGTTGGTGCAAATAGACCAATTAGTATTCTAGAATACAAACAGCTTTGTGGAAGAGCAGGACGACCACAATATGATAATCATGGAGAATCAATTATTGTTGGTAATGGAAATACTGATGATTTAATTGACTATTACATTCATGGGGAACCTGAACCCATTGAATCTAAAATTACTGATGACAAATCATTAAGAACACACTTGCTTAGTGTTATTGTAACAAATCCTGGAATTAAAAAAGAAGATATTCTAGAATTCTTTTTGCAAACGCTTGGTGGTATGCAATCTCGTAAAGCAACTGTAAAATTTGCAATTGATATTTCCTTACGCTTTCTTTCTAGTCAGTATTTGATTGTCAAAAAAGGTGAAAGATATGCTGCAACTGAATTTGGTAAAAAAACTTCAATGCTATACATTGATCCACTTACAGCTACTTACTTTAGGGATGCACTTGAAAATGTGTCTGAAGAAAGAAAACACACATTTGGATTCCTGCATTTAATTTCAAATTGTGAAGAATTTTTCCCAAAATTCTCTCTAAGGCAAAAAGACTATGAAACAGCAAGTCTTATGATAGAAAACAATTCGTCAGAACTCTTAGAACCAATTTCAGAGTATGATTGCTCTAGAAGTCTTTTGGCCCTTCAGTCATGGATTACTGAATCTACAGAATTAAACCTCTCTGATAGCCTTGGAATTGAGTCTGGTGATATGCATAGAATGACTGAAACTGGGAATTGGCTTTGTTACTGCCTAAGAGAGATTGCAAAACATGTTGAACGGGCAGATTTGCTTGAAGAATTAGGCGATTTACGCAGACGAATATCTTATGGCATTAGAGAAGAATTACTTGATCTAGTTAGGGTCAAAGGAATAGGTAGAGTGCGAGCAAGAATTCTATTCAAACATGGAATCAAAAATCTTGATGATCTGGCAAAAATTCCTGTGAATAAATTGGCAGAAATAGATAAAATTGGTTCAACCATTGCGGATAACATCAAGACAGAGTTACGAAGGGTTAGATATTGA
- a CDS encoding MraY family glycosyltransferase — MINLVIPAIVSCIIAFFVVFVTTPPLIRFLEKRNMAVKDMNKKENVMVVRPGGPSIILGIIVSEIVLYAFLQLNEIIAIVITTSAAFAIGYVDDRKVMGGWFKPVALAIAAIPIIVFGAYETDLAFPLFGDVQIPVLYIGLIILMIPITGNTINSIDVLNGVASGFMVIASFSLSICLFIIQNYEIAIVSLPLGFVSLAFYKYHKIPSKIFPGDSGALTLGAMYGSIAIVGGVEIIAAVALLPAVINSFLFLSSVKKIVEHRQVKGKPVEHTEGFKLKATDDKTAPVTLVRLILAGGPMSEKQVGFAIFKLAVFSGILAVITAFMMGVSL, encoded by the coding sequence TTGATTAATTTAGTTATTCCAGCAATTGTTTCATGTATTATTGCATTTTTTGTTGTTTTTGTTACTACGCCTCCACTAATCAGATTTTTAGAAAAAAGAAACATGGCAGTAAAAGATATGAACAAAAAGGAAAACGTTATGGTTGTAAGACCTGGTGGACCATCAATAATTTTGGGAATAATAGTTTCAGAAATTGTTTTGTATGCATTTTTACAACTAAATGAAATTATTGCAATTGTCATTACAACTAGTGCTGCATTTGCAATAGGATATGTTGATGATAGAAAAGTTATGGGAGGGTGGTTTAAACCTGTAGCGCTTGCTATCGCTGCAATTCCAATAATTGTATTTGGTGCATATGAAACTGATTTGGCATTTCCATTATTTGGAGATGTACAAATTCCTGTTCTCTATATTGGATTGATTATTCTAATGATTCCAATTACTGGAAACACAATCAACTCTATTGATGTTTTAAATGGAGTTGCAAGTGGATTTATGGTGATAGCAAGTTTTTCGTTGTCTATTTGTTTATTCATAATACAAAACTATGAAATTGCAATTGTTAGTTTACCTCTGGGATTTGTTTCATTAGCATTTTACAAATATCATAAGATACCAAGTAAAATTTTCCCAGGTGACTCTGGGGCTTTAACTTTGGGTGCAATGTATGGCTCTATAGCAATTGTGGGAGGTGTAGAAATTATTGCAGCAGTTGCATTACTTCCTGCAGTAATTAACTCATTTTTGTTCCTCTCAAGCGTAAAGAAAATAGTAGAACACAGGCAAGTCAAAGGAAAACCTGTAGAACATACTGAAGGTTTCAAATTAAAAGCAACTGATGATAAAACAGCCCCTGTTACTTTGGTGAGATTAATTCTTGCAGGAGGACCTATGTCTGAAAAGCAAGTGGGATTTGCAATCTTTAAACTGGCTGTATTTTCAGGAATTTTGGCTGTAATCACCGCATTCATGATGGGGGTTTCTCTTTGA
- a CDS encoding acyltransferase, translating to MVTNFISDKAKIGQNVSIWHFSYVGDNVEIGDNVKIGSLVHIDYDVKIGDNTKIEGSAYIPPLSRIGKNAFIGPAAVLTNDPYPMCDKMIGVTIEDGAIIGARAVLKAGVTVGKNSVVAMGSVVTRDVPENVVVMGSPATIRKTREEYDKKQKEWLES from the coding sequence ATGGTTACAAATTTTATTTCAGATAAAGCAAAAATTGGACAAAACGTATCAATTTGGCATTTCAGTTATGTTGGAGACAATGTGGAGATTGGAGACAATGTCAAAATCGGATCTCTGGTTCACATAGATTACGATGTAAAGATTGGAGACAATACAAAGATTGAAGGTTCAGCTTACATTCCACCACTCTCAAGAATTGGTAAAAATGCATTCATTGGACCAGCTGCTGTTTTAACAAATGATCCTTATCCAATGTGTGATAAAATGATTGGAGTTACAATAGAAGATGGTGCAATAATTGGAGCACGTGCAGTGTTAAAAGCTGGAGTGACTGTTGGAAAAAACAGTGTTGTTGCAATGGGATCAGTTGTAACCAGAGATGTTCCTGAGAATGTTGTTGTAATGGGTTCACCAGCTACAATTAGAAAAACTAGAGAAGAGTACGATAAAAAACAAAAAGAATGGTTAGAAAGTTAA
- a CDS encoding Trm112 family protein — protein sequence MNKTMTDILACPIDKNHPLELFEINEKSDIVSEGVLFCPKCTRFYPIIEEIPIMLPDELRDKKQEMEFLENFKDKLPEKIITKAKPWHL from the coding sequence ATGAACAAAACTATGACGGACATACTAGCATGTCCAATTGACAAGAATCACCCTTTAGAATTGTTTGAGATAAATGAAAAAAGTGACATTGTTTCAGAAGGGGTTTTGTTTTGTCCAAAATGCACTAGATTTTATCCTATAATTGAAGAAATTCCAATTATGCTTCCTGATGAATTACGTGATAAAAAACAAGAAATGGAATTTTTAGAAAATTTCAAAGATAAATTACCTGAAAAAATTATTACAAAGGCAAAACCATGGCACTTATAG
- a CDS encoding Gfo/Idh/MocA family protein produces MKIVQIGTGGWGKNHARILSELGVLSAICDADTQRSKEFGEKYSVNHYESLENMISSEEFDGAFVITPTSTHAEIAKKLLEAKKHVFVEKPLTYKTEEGEELARLADKNRVILTCGYIERFNPAVGIVKNLVKEKKYGDLIMLEFHRENRMPLHIKDVGIIYDTSVHDIDTANWLFDEMPNVVFARSGQIKHEHEDFATIMLGYKDNKVAIITSNWITPKRIRKFHAICNDARISSDFITQEIKVEKQEEIENIENEKQEPLLLEIQSFLNAVEGKDEHIVKAQQAVNVSKIAEAALLSSQKGVPIYLDLK; encoded by the coding sequence ATGAAAATTGTTCAGATTGGTACCGGAGGATGGGGCAAGAATCATGCTAGAATATTATCAGAATTAGGAGTGCTAAGTGCGATTTGTGATGCAGACACACAACGCAGTAAAGAATTTGGAGAAAAATATTCTGTCAATCACTATGAATCTCTTGAAAATATGATTTCATCTGAAGAATTTGATGGTGCATTTGTCATTACACCAACATCCACACATGCAGAAATTGCAAAAAAATTACTTGAGGCAAAAAAACATGTCTTTGTTGAAAAGCCTCTCACATACAAAACTGAAGAAGGTGAAGAACTTGCAAGACTTGCAGATAAAAACAGAGTAATTCTAACCTGCGGATATATTGAGAGATTTAATCCTGCAGTAGGAATTGTAAAAAATCTTGTTAAAGAAAAAAAATATGGGGATTTGATTATGCTTGAATTTCATAGAGAAAACAGAATGCCACTTCACATTAAAGATGTAGGAATAATCTATGATACTTCAGTACACGATATTGATACTGCAAATTGGTTGTTTGATGAAATGCCAAACGTTGTATTTGCAAGATCAGGACAAATCAAACATGAACATGAAGATTTTGCAACAATCATGCTAGGATACAAAGATAACAAAGTTGCAATTATTACATCAAATTGGATTACTCCAAAAAGAATTAGAAAATTTCATGCAATTTGTAATGATGCAAGAATTTCATCAGATTTTATCACACAAGAAATCAAAGTAGAAAAACAAGAAGAAATAGAAAATATAGAAAATGAAAAACAAGAACCCTTACTATTAGAAATTCAAAGTTTTCTTAATGCTGTTGAAGGCAAAGATGAACATATTGTAAAAGCACAACAAGCAGTAAATGTTTCAAAGATTGCTGAAGCTGCACTTTTATCTAGTCAGAAAGGAGTTCCAATATACTTAGATCTAAAATGA
- a CDS encoding branched-chain amino acid transaminase — MKLPLSKYVWFDGKYVLTEKAQVPITTHAIHYGTSIFEGIRAYWNGKNLHVFRLDEHVKRFRRSGQFYNISLNFSDKEITEAIIGICKKNKIKKSCYIRPFYFVGDYGINLHVTEKAPTNVAMFTFPFGDLFNKNGISAGIVSWRKFSDMSTPPQAKMGGNYLNSIIATQEAKRNGVDEAILLDHNGNVSEAPGENIFIVREGQMATPSLASAALEGITRDAVIKIARDLDIEIVERDITRSELAMSDEVFLTGTAAEITPIISLDGKKVSNGKPGDITKKMMEEYTDIVMNKNDDYSHWLTAVY, encoded by the coding sequence ATGAAACTTCCACTTTCAAAATATGTTTGGTTTGATGGAAAATATGTTCTAACAGAAAAAGCACAAGTTCCAATCACAACACATGCAATACATTATGGAACATCTATCTTTGAGGGAATTAGAGCATATTGGAATGGAAAAAATCTTCATGTGTTTAGATTAGATGAACATGTAAAACGATTTAGAAGATCAGGACAGTTTTACAATATTTCATTAAACTTTTCAGACAAAGAAATTACAGAAGCAATAATTGGAATATGCAAAAAAAATAAAATCAAAAAATCATGTTATATTAGACCATTTTATTTTGTAGGAGATTACGGAATAAATCTTCACGTTACTGAAAAAGCTCCAACAAATGTTGCAATGTTTACGTTTCCTTTTGGGGATTTATTTAACAAGAATGGTATCTCTGCAGGAATTGTCTCATGGAGAAAATTCTCAGACATGTCAACTCCGCCTCAAGCAAAGATGGGTGGAAATTATCTAAATTCAATCATTGCAACACAAGAAGCAAAAAGAAACGGAGTAGATGAAGCAATATTACTTGATCATAACGGAAATGTAAGTGAAGCACCTGGTGAGAATATCTTTATTGTTAGAGAGGGTCAGATGGCAACACCATCATTAGCATCAGCTGCACTAGAAGGAATTACTCGCGATGCAGTTATTAAAATTGCAAGAGATCTGGATATTGAAATAGTTGAAAGAGACATTACACGTAGTGAGCTTGCAATGTCTGATGAGGTATTTTTAACAGGAACTGCAGCTGAGATCACACCCATAATTTCACTTGATGGAAAGAAAGTCAGTAATGGCAAACCTGGAGACATTACAAAGAAGATGATGGAAGAATATACAGACATTGTAATGAACAAAAATGACGACTATTCTCATTGGTTAACTGCGGTGTATTAG
- a CDS encoding sensor histidine kinase has translation MKLTQRIILITILPLIISTSVSAAIISEIASDQYFELTISKVQSLSKLTESEMRNPMHQLDFDALNEIVDNLEGDENIQQVLVLFPDGRLLTDGTDNDYNYGTTFEDKFIQNAITSNEEAVTIDNNIIRVSNSIVLNEKIGILVIDYSTNSIEKSIQETITEIIVVAGIIIGISIFVAVYLSRSISNPILIIKEKIDSISKGDLQKQEIKSKIPEINELYDEIINMGEKIEKYQNELVKTERLTTIGEMSARITHDLRNPLTTIKNAVAVMKMKNPEKIKENQQYFDMIQDGVTRMNHQIDEVLAFVKAKEPERNFVEFSEISNNVLNTISIPENIKISISESNEKIWCDKIQLQNVLINMISNSVQAIGKNQGEIIIDYKIEGEFDKITVKDNGTGIPENLLDAVFEPLYTTKQDGTGLGLVSCKNAVEAHNGKIYAQNLDEGGAIFTILLPKIKETK, from the coding sequence ATGAAGTTAACTCAAAGGATTATACTAATAACAATTTTACCATTAATAATTTCTACATCAGTTTCAGCGGCAATCATTTCAGAAATAGCAAGTGATCAGTATTTTGAACTAACAATATCAAAAGTTCAATCATTAAGTAAATTGACTGAAAGTGAAATGCGAAATCCAATGCATCAATTAGATTTTGATGCATTAAATGAGATAGTAGATAACTTGGAGGGAGATGAAAATATTCAGCAAGTTTTAGTCCTGTTTCCTGATGGACGTTTACTAACGGATGGAACTGATAACGATTACAATTATGGGACAACTTTTGAGGATAAATTTATTCAAAATGCAATAACAAGTAATGAAGAGGCAGTAACGATTGATAATAACATAATTCGTGTATCAAATTCAATAGTTCTTAATGAGAAAATTGGGATTTTGGTAATAGATTATTCAACAAATAGTATTGAAAAAAGTATTCAAGAAACAATTACTGAAATTATTGTAGTAGCAGGAATAATTATCGGAATATCTATTTTTGTTGCAGTATATCTTAGTCGTTCAATTAGCAATCCAATTCTAATAATTAAAGAAAAAATAGATAGTATTTCAAAAGGAGATTTACAAAAACAAGAAATTAAATCAAAAATTCCCGAAATCAATGAGCTTTATGATGAAATTATCAACATGGGAGAAAAAATTGAGAAATATCAAAATGAATTAGTAAAAACAGAGAGACTCACCACTATCGGGGAAATGTCTGCAAGAATTACACATGATTTGAGAAATCCGTTAACTACAATAAAAAATGCAGTAGCAGTTATGAAAATGAAAAATCCTGAAAAAATTAAAGAAAATCAACAATATTTTGACATGATACAAGATGGAGTAACTCGAATGAACCATCAAATTGACGAAGTGCTGGCATTTGTTAAAGCAAAAGAACCTGAAAGGAACTTTGTGGAATTTTCTGAAATATCAAATAATGTATTAAATACAATCTCAATACCAGAAAATATCAAAATATCAATTTCAGAAAGTAATGAAAAAATTTGGTGTGATAAAATTCAATTACAAAATGTTTTGATCAATATGATCTCAAATTCAGTTCAAGCTATTGGAAAAAATCAAGGTGAGATAATAATTGATTATAAAATAGAGGGAGAATTCGACAAAATTACAGTAAAAGACAATGGAACTGGAATACCAGAAAATTTACTGGACGCAGTATTTGAGCCACTTTACACTACAAAACAAGACGGCACAGGTCTAGGGCTAGTTAGTTGTAAAAATGCTGTTGAGGCTCATAATGGCAAAATTTACGCTCAAAATTTAGATGAAGGAGGGGCAATTTTTACAATTTTGCTACCTAAAATTAAAGAGACAAAATAA
- a CDS encoding phosphate/phosphite/phosphonate ABC transporter substrate-binding protein yields the protein MKIPIILAVIVVGIISVAAVFSLESGEMTNSDEITVQDDTILQDLPLEFDETITIGTIHRDSVKMTKRYQPLADYVAEKLSDENTTYKGVVRIIGTEEGMINSVINKEMDIFFDSPLIGMKVAEQADMNPLLLSWKEGYREYHSVFIVPIESEITFDDLNGKTIVFEDTESTSGYLLPLTHLQNAGYVADASSENITPVFSLDDENTPIWLLEGRGDVGATSNLDFEDIPTNIKEKVKVIEKTGSIPRQMVFVGNHIEDQENLKTILLEMNETPEALEILGKISRTSQFSEIDLEKDLEQVRKILESLR from the coding sequence GTGAAAATTCCAATAATTTTAGCAGTAATAGTGGTTGGAATTATTTCAGTTGCAGCGGTTTTTTCTTTAGAATCAGGTGAAATGACAAATTCTGATGAAATAACAGTTCAAGACGATACCATTTTGCAGGATTTGCCACTTGAATTTGATGAAACAATCACGATTGGAACAATTCATAGAGATTCAGTAAAAATGACAAAAAGATATCAGCCATTAGCAGATTATGTGGCTGAAAAACTAAGTGATGAGAATACCACATACAAGGGAGTTGTGAGAATTATTGGAACCGAAGAAGGGATGATAAACAGTGTAATCAATAAAGAAATGGACATTTTCTTTGATAGTCCTCTAATTGGAATGAAAGTAGCAGAACAAGCTGACATGAATCCATTGTTGTTGTCATGGAAAGAAGGGTATAGAGAATACCACTCTGTATTCATAGTGCCAATAGAATCAGAGATTACTTTTGATGATCTGAATGGAAAAACCATTGTTTTTGAGGATACAGAATCTACATCTGGGTATTTGTTGCCACTAACGCACCTTCAAAATGCAGGTTATGTGGCAGATGCCTCATCAGAAAACATCACACCTGTATTTAGCTTAGATGATGAAAATACTCCAATATGGCTTCTAGAAGGCAGAGGGGATGTTGGTGCCACATCTAATTTAGATTTTGAAGACATACCAACCAACATTAAAGAAAAAGTAAAAGTGATTGAAAAAACTGGTTCCATACCTAGACAGATGGTTTTTGTTGGAAATCATATTGAAGATCAAGAAAATCTGAAAACAATCTTGTTGGAAATGAATGAAACTCCTGAAGCACTTGAGATTCTTGGAAAAATTTCACGCACATCACAATTTTCTGAAATAGATTTGGAAAAAGATCTAGAACAAGTTAGAAAAATATTGGAATCATTGAGATAA
- a CDS encoding response regulator, translating to MAITAIVAEDDEANLELFSEILELNNVTILSKVVNGKEAVDSFESQRPDIVFLDIMMPDFDGLYALENIRKIDPSAKVVMVTADTSSESEAILEKLQPNAVIHKPYEVSTITHIIEDKLDLKIQSN from the coding sequence ATGGCAATAACTGCAATTGTTGCAGAAGATGATGAGGCAAACCTAGAATTATTTTCAGAAATCCTTGAACTAAATAATGTCACTATATTATCTAAAGTTGTCAATGGCAAAGAAGCTGTAGACTCTTTTGAATCACAAAGACCTGATATTGTATTTCTAGATATTATGATGCCTGATTTTGATGGATTGTATGCCCTAGAAAATATTAGAAAAATTGATCCATCCGCTAAAGTAGTAATGGTAACAGCTGATACTTCATCTGAAAGTGAAGCCATTCTAGAAAAATTACAACCAAATGCTGTAATTCATAAACCATATGAAGTTTCAACTATAACTCATATTATAGAAGATAAATTAGATCTAAAAATTCAATCAAATTAA
- a CDS encoding ferredoxin--NADP reductase: MVVDNKATITYVQLLKEDLVIIRLVPKEGPVPEYKAGQFITLGLPNPVEGGKIVRRAYSIASHPENREYVELVIRWVRKPLPGRLTTQLFNAKEGDEILWLKPTGRALLINEELPNGEKDNRRIICIGGGTGLAPFVSFAQHLHDSGDKREIVVLHGASYVDELSYKDLLTELENESIRRGKDEWNFKYRAAISRPQEWFNRSWAGQVGRVETFLRPRDNGMSPLEELIGDKITKENTIFYVCGWQGTIDGVMDFLKPKGFVTEHDKREDGSFEVKYESYG, from the coding sequence ATGGTAGTAGATAACAAAGCAACAATCACATATGTTCAGTTATTAAAAGAAGATCTCGTAATTATTAGATTAGTTCCAAAAGAAGGTCCAGTTCCAGAGTACAAAGCTGGTCAATTTATCACACTTGGATTACCAAATCCTGTTGAAGGCGGAAAAATTGTAAGAAGGGCATACTCAATTGCATCACATCCAGAAAATAGGGAATATGTTGAACTTGTAATCAGATGGGTAAGAAAACCACTTCCAGGAAGACTAACTACACAATTGTTTAATGCAAAAGAAGGAGATGAGATTCTCTGGTTAAAACCAACAGGACGAGCATTGTTAATCAATGAAGAACTTCCAAATGGAGAAAAAGACAACAGAAGAATCATCTGTATTGGTGGCGGAACTGGTCTTGCACCTTTTGTGAGTTTTGCACAGCATCTACATGATTCAGGAGACAAACGAGAGATTGTGGTATTACATGGTGCCAGTTATGTAGATGAATTAAGCTATAAGGATCTGTTAACTGAATTAGAAAATGAGAGTATTAGAAGAGGAAAAGATGAATGGAATTTTAAATACAGAGCAGCAATAAGTAGACCTCAAGAATGGTTCAATAGATCATGGGCAGGTCAAGTAGGCAGAGTTGAAACATTCCTAAGACCAAGAGATAATGGAATGTCACCATTAGAAGAATTGATTGGAGATAAGATTACTAAAGAAAATACAATATTCTATGTATGTGGTTGGCAAGGTACAATTGATGGTGTCATGGACTTCTTAAAACCAAAAGGCTTTGTTACCGAACATGACAAACGTGAAGACGGAAGTTTTGAAGTCAAGTACGAATCATACGGATAG
- a CDS encoding HEAT repeat domain-containing protein: MENIVKVLESGSSEEKIKILETLDKTDSPEILEKIISKLDDDDIKVRGEAFSSLVLNKNKISDFLIQNLNSTSKNIRGFVALALANRNETDAIPNITKLAKDERSMVRSCAIGALNHLKAKVAKEIFLESVLDTNVEVRKSAVHAIINLKFSISEERIKEISKDADSELLKMLSKLKK, encoded by the coding sequence TTGGAAAATATTGTAAAAGTTCTAGAATCTGGAAGTAGTGAAGAAAAAATCAAAATTTTAGAAACACTAGATAAAACAGACAGTCCAGAAATTTTAGAAAAAATCATTTCAAAATTAGATGATGATGATATCAAAGTACGAGGAGAAGCATTTAGCTCACTTGTATTAAATAAAAATAAAATTTCAGATTTTTTAATTCAAAATTTGAATTCAACAAGTAAGAATATCAGAGGTTTTGTCGCACTAGCATTAGCTAACAGAAATGAAACTGATGCGATTCCCAACATAACAAAACTTGCGAAAGATGAACGTTCTATGGTAAGATCATGTGCAATTGGTGCACTAAATCATCTAAAAGCTAAAGTAGCAAAAGAAATTTTTCTAGAATCAGTTTTAGATACAAATGTAGAAGTAAGAAAAAGTGCAGTACATGCAATAATTAATCTAAAATTTTCAATTTCTGAAGAAAGAATCAAAGAAATTTCAAAAGATGCAGATTCTGAATTATTGAAAATGCTTTCAAAATTAAAAAAGTAA
- a CDS encoding DNA-binding protein: MSTEARDTIFIGKKPLMAYVTSTLIQLANIPSVNIKARGLSIGRAVDVAQIIARKTENAGYSIGEIKIGSESLESQDGRTRNVSTIEIEVKRNQA; encoded by the coding sequence ATGTCGACCGAAGCAAGAGACACCATATTCATTGGTAAAAAGCCATTGATGGCATATGTTACATCAACATTAATTCAATTGGCAAACATACCATCCGTCAACATCAAAGCTAGAGGACTCAGCATTGGACGTGCTGTGGATGTAGCTCAAATCATTGCAAGAAAAACAGAAAATGCAGGATACTCTATCGGAGAAATCAAAATCGGCTCCGAATCTTTAGAGTCACAAGACGGTAGAACAAGAAACGTTTCAACAATAGAAATTGAAGTAAAGAGAAATCAGGCATAA